The Schistocerca piceifrons isolate TAMUIC-IGC-003096 chromosome 5, iqSchPice1.1, whole genome shotgun sequence DNA segment ATATTTCCAAACCCTGACAGGATTGGGACCCCAATCCCCTTCTccaaagtaggccccttgtgcttgcacacacttagcccaccgatgctggaaacacctctggaagtcaCCTCATGGAATGGTGTTCATCTCCGTTATCATGTTCCACATTagctcttctctactctcaaaatgggatcctttcagtggcatcttcaattttggaaacaaccggAAGTcacaaggagccatgtctggagagtagggaagTTGGTGAatggctgtaattccatgtttggcagAGAAATTTTGGGTCAAGTGGAATGAATGTGCGggggcattgtcgtgatgcaattACCAGTTTTTTGCCATCCATGTCTGGTCTTTTGTGTCGAACTGCGTCACAGAGTCtctggagaacatcttgatagtCACTGTTTATCCTTCCAGTGTGTATTCGTGATACACAATTCCAttgacatcaaagaagacagtcagcatcaccttgatttttCTTCGGACCTGCTGCACTTTCTTCAGCCTTTGAGAACTCAGgatgcttccattgtgatgactgtctttttgtttctgggtcatacctgTACACCCAAGACATCTCCAGTTATCACTGAATCAGTGTTGATGGTGTCCAGAAGGTCCTTTGCAACATCAAAACGGAGGTCTTTTGTTCCGGGAATAACAACTTGGGCACCAATTTTGCAACTACtcagtgcatgttcaaatcatcacgcaaaattgcatgtgcagaatctttactcaccccaacctcttgggcaatctcccgCATGGTCAAATGACGATCTGCCATCATCAAATTTTGCAGTCTCTCAACAACAGCTACACTCCGAGCAGTTTGGCACCTGCCAGAACACTGGTCCCTCTCTACCgatgtgcggccatttttgaatcggttgaaccactTCTTAATTTATGTTACTcccatcgcatcttctccaaacacctgctgaatcttacgaactgtttcgctttgagaatcaccaagctcctGATAAAATTTGATGCAGTGTCTTCGCCcaacacgttcagtcatcttgaaAGAATTGGTAATCAGACGAATacgttgtgtagcacctcactcagcgactGACAGGCAGCTACTGACGTGCTGGAAGGCAGGGATAAAATTAACATGTGGGCATAAAGGTCTcctcctttactgtgtacagtggcacCACACTATCATCTCTATTTTGTGCAGGAAAATCAAAGGTcaaatactttttagacagacgTCGTAACCTCAAAACTTGTTTCAAACTTTCAAAAGGCATTACTTTCTTAAATATCAGCATTTTTACTACTGGTCTTTTAGACCAATACATTTTGATATTTGGTTTTCTGAGTTGAGCCATCAAAATGCACAGTGCATAGTAAGTCTCCACTTTGTTAATTTCAACAGATTACCGAGCACTTCctgttttttctatttgttttctaTTATCTAACGTGCAAAGAGGTTTGTTTCCATAACAAGTATTTTCCGAAATGTGCTataaaacctaatagaaaacagtTATAATAACCCTGGGTGTTCACTTAGATAATTTGAAACATGTGCTTTTATACCACGAGCCTCAAAATTTTTCCAAGTGATTGGTGTGTTCTTGCTTACTATCAAATCCGTAACACACATGATTTGTTATTGAATTTTCCTCTTCACTATCGCCACACTTTCTACTTTGTGCAATCACATGGCTATCGCTGGATTCTTCATCGCGAAGTATATGTAAATGCTCCTCTATTAATATTATTTAAGGGTttaacaaaatttttcttcaaagattaaagaacaaaacaactaGCAAGCTTGTTCTGTAAACATATagatttcacaattttttataaattctCACAGGGTAGTGGTAAGAATTAAACCACAATTGCAACTGACAAGTTTTCTCAAAAGACTCCCGATGTTTATGTTTGGCATGCTATTGTTTCCACAAGTCTGCCTCAAGATATTCATGTTTGGTCCAAACTTGTTACATGAGTCAGACTCGTCAAAGTATGTCAAAGGGGTTTATGCAACCTCGTCCTCATGAGCCCTGTGAGAGTGAGACACAGGGAGTTGcctattcctagattcatcatttaaatctGATTTGTTCAGTTTCTTTGGCATCTCTGTCAAACTCTCCCACATGTCAAACAAACTGGTGGCCattcgtggtagaattttgcacggagtacAGTTTAACAAATGCTAACACACTTCATTTAAAAAGCACGAAAGAAGGTTATATGCATGGAAGTGGCATGGAGGAACCAGAAGCTTTCAGATTAGATCATTTAACACTGACATATTTTGAAAGCAAATTTTAAACTACAAAACACTtacaggggcagatttggacacaCAATGTATGGTTGCAAACTGTAGAATGTGACTGAATAAATTGCAAACAGGTAGTAAATTAAAGAGATAGGTCCTGGATAACTTTAAAGAAACAAGGTTGCTGAGATTTTCAAAAGGAGAATTATGGAACAATTACCCAAAACAGGTGAAATAAATATGAGGGAAagtcaaataaaattttgtgatgGCATTAATAAGGCATATTCAACCTTCTGTGCAAACAAATTTTTCCCAGCTACGGATGAGAAGGCAAAGTTTTTGTTGCAGAAACCTGAATTCTGGTTGTCTGGGAACTACTCCATCTCCAAAATCTCATAGTTTTTTTTGTAAATGCCTGCCATGCAATGTTTCTTCATCcaaagaaagaggaagaagtcatcaTGTGCAATATTAGGAGAATACGGTACTGCAGCACAGCTTCACAGGGCATTTTCGTTGGATCATTGCAACTACAAATAATGTGAGTTTTATTCACCAGAAGCATCAACAGTGGTGGTGATTTCTGCTTGATGCTGCTTCACCTCAATAAAGCAAAATGTatctggtggaaaaaaaaaaaaaaaacgtgcactTTTTGAAGTTGCAACAACAGGATGAAAATACACTCAAGAAGTATAAAGCCACTacagacaatatggccacacaaatgaagaatttactaCTGTGTCCATTAAGCAGAATGTCGTCCTACCACTCACTTCAGTGTGATGATGCTGCAGAATATAGAGGCTGTAACATCCACAATGCCAGGCAGGACCTCAAAAGAAGCTGTCTACACAGGAACACCAGGATGGATGAAGTCATAGTAGCCCAACAGTGTTCCTGGCGTCCCACCTGTTGGCTTACAGGAGAAGGGTGCTGTCATTGGGAAAGTCTAGCAGGCCCAGCAAGGCAATGGTTGTCTCTCCAGCTCTATACAGTCTTAACTTATGTATAAACGGCTTTCTTAATAAGGGATGTTTTCTTGATGGGCCACCATTCAACTCCTGCCACTGCCACCACAGTCCACATCTCAGTAGGGGAACTGCACTACAATCTGACATACCGTTAGCCTAATCCGCCTGCCACCCTAGGGGTCACAAACTGACCTGTACAATAGAGTGAAGCAAAAATTTGAGAGCTCAAAGAAACAGCATGTATGACTGTGTCCTGTGCAGAAAACCCAGTCACATAAGGATTCAGCAAAAACTTTCTCTTTGACAACTTTTCACAATGCTTCACTTAATGTGTACCATAACCTCATCACGTATTTTAGGCAGTATGATTGTGTGACAGTTTGTCCCTTAAAATCACAATCTGTTGGTATCACACCAGCATCACCTTGCCAGATGACTGTGCCTTCGCCATTTTCAGTGGTGGTGAATCCACAAATTTCCACTGCTTACTTTGGACCTTTACCTCCAGGTCATACCGACACAACCCGCTGTCCTTTATGATTAGGAAGTAAAGAAGTTATCTGGCTTGGCCTGACAGCTGTAACATTTCCTCTACTGCTGCAATTCGGCAGGCTTTTGAGCAGTTGGGGTAGGGGAGGAAACTCATGAGTGATGACAATTGTGTTCAGAATGTCGTGGAAGATAATGAAGACCAGTCCTTGACTGGCTTTTTCTTTCTCCACTACTGCCTGCATTGTGATAAACCATTCTTTAAGTACGAGGGCCTTCATTCCTCTTCCTATTTCCACTTGTTCAGAGAGAGGTGCTCTGccacttcatgatgatgatgatgatgatgatgatgatgattattattattattattattattattttctttcctttctcagacattatgtctggttaaaaatggaaagtgacatggaccttgatcaagtgtgacttccttttaactctacggtatgttacattgcatttaggaactttcgggtaatttaacatgtatcaataattacagatttctgtagttgtatatatacgtttggatgtagctgtattgcgctgatgtactggtggatattgtgtggtatgactcctgtagtcaatagtataattggtataatgtcaactttatcttgatgccacatgtccttgacttcctcagccagttggatgtatttttcaattttttctcctgttttcttctgtatatttgttgttttggatatggatatttcgattaggtgtgttaatttcttctttttattggtgagtatgatgtcgagtatgatgtcaggtttgttatgtggtggtgttttatctgttataatggttctgttccagtataatttgtattcatcattctccagtacactttgtggtgcatacttgtatgtgggaatgtgttgttttattagtttatgttgtatggcaagttgtttatgtattatttttgctatattgtcatgtcttctggtgtattctgtatttgctagtactgtacatccgcttgtgatgtgatctactgtttctatttgttgtttgcaagtcAAAGTTGTGGTATTGgggtctttttattattattattattattattattattattattattattatttgcacctTTCAGGCTAGTTTAGCCACAGTAGAAATGTCCATACCACCTAACCACTGTGCCGTACAATGGTGAATCACTGAGACACACTTCCATCACCTCAAAGGATTGTCCCAGTGTTATTCCCGTCAAgtgcagaaaaaaaaatttctacaCTAAACTGTATCAGTGAAATGCACCACATTTTTCTGGTTCCTCGAGCAACATGGTACTGTGGCACAAAGACTTCAATATTTACCAAAACCGTGAACAAGTGACTGCCAACAAAAATTCAATCATGTAACCTTTCTTCTGAGGTCACAAAACTTTGCAACTACCTCTCACACAACAGAAAATGAATGAAtaactttgagaggtgaaatagtgaatgcagcaaaggctcaaataggcaaaaagacaaagTGCAGTAACAGTCCCTGGAAAATGCACGAGATCTTTTATGTAATTAACAAAAGGATAAAGACCGTACACGAAACAAGTGTGAAGGACTGTAGGCACCTAGAAAATTAGACTGACAAAGTACAAAATGACAAAGGAGGAACGGCTGGACAAGAAAAGGAAAGCTATGGAAGCATCCTTTGTTATGGGCAGAAGATGTTATCTGTCGGAAAAGTTAAGAAACCTTTGGACAAAAAGAAACAGCTTTATgaatagtgagagctcaaatggcaaggcagtactaagcaaagaagggaaggctgaaaggcaGAGGGAATATGTAAGAGAGCTGTAAAAAGAAAACAAACTTAAGGGCAATATTACGTAAAGGGAGGCAAaactagatttatttatttatttattccatgtgatctgatggtacacagtgtgttacagATGTCATATGAAATTAGAGATaatactatgagaagaatttgacaaagcattgAAAGATTTAAGTCAAAGAAATCCCCTGAAGTAGTCTTAGAGCTTGGGAGTaccagccttgacaaaactttgACCTGGTATACAAGACATTCTAAATCCCTACTGTCAGACTTCAAGAGGGCTACCAATACCAATAACAAAGAAGGTATGTGCTGACGGTTATGAATATTACCTAATTATTAGTTTAGTAAGCTACAACTACaagatactaacatgaattatttacagaataaatgagaaaatttCTGTGGTATGTCAATATCTGGAACAATCAGTCTGGGTCTCAGAGAAATGTGTAACATGCAAGGCAATGCTGACCCCACTAGTTACCTCAGGGGATAGAGTGGAAAAAGGCGGACCAACAGTTACCGCATTTGTAGCTTCAGACAAatgttttgacagtgttgactggaatacacactAATTCTGAAGCTATAGTGGGTAAAATACAGAAGAAAAATGTTATATACCACTTATAGAGAAATAAAGCTGTAATTATAAGAGTCAGAGGGCAGGAAAGGATTAGGAagagctgagaagggagtgagaaagggttgtagcctctcagaCATTTAACCTGTGCAAGTGCTGAAGGAAACTGAGGAGAAATTAGGAAAGAGAATTTTAGTttatggagaagtagtaaaaattgaGGTTTGCCAATAATCTTAGTACTATCAGAGGTGAGTTGGAATTTCAGTGGGGTTTCAAGTAATCTGAAGGCTTTCAGATTTTCACAATACCATATTTGCATGAAACTGATGTATTTCTAGGCCCATTTCTATCTGTTGGGACTGGGAATATTCAAATATCTACAAATGTCTCAAATCAGGTTTTCTGCCTATCCAGACCTCTTCACCTCTTTAGTGGGAGACCAAGTTCTTTTTAAAAATATAGTGCTACTAAACCTGCTTCTTGCCAGAATCACAAAGGCTTATGCAGTAAGCACTCAGACTGTTGAACTCTAATCTTATTTCCCTCTTTCTTTAATTTTCAATTACTCTGATTGTTCCTTTTGGCAACACCACTTTGTTCCAGCACGTTTAACTTTTCTCATGTGAGATCCTTCCCACCATTAAGAAATTTCTCAGAGCATCATTGACACACCTATGTGTGGAATACACATTCCCCCACCCCATTTTTCTTTCAACAGTTTCTCAAATCTGATTAGTAATGTGTCTGACTTATTTCAGGTGATGCTGAATGTTTCCCTTAATCATCAATTAAGGCAAGGAAATACTTAACACCACCGAAATGGTTTACACAGGTCCACACAAATACTAGGTCAATATTTTCTATCTGTGTAGTAGCAattccatagccccccccccccccatgttcaaGTGCCCTAATGAAGTATTTCCTTGCTCTAATTAATGATATTTCAAGCAAAGTGTTAATCATATAAGTAAAATTCAAGGGCCATTAATAATCATATGCAGAAATGGAAAAACATGTCGATATCTTGTCACAAATATGTCTTCTGAAATAGCGTGGCCAATTTAGCTGGCAATTTATTGCTACTCTGCTGAATCAGCTCATACATCTCATTTATTAAAGATGGAGTCTTAACTAGATTCTTTGGCATATTGTAAGTCTGATATGCCACTAaagcaaataaacagaatggcaatttttattatttttttatatgacAGTAGATTGGTACTTAACTGTGATGTATTCTCTAAGAGTCATCAGACACATTTATCTGGTGTTTCAGAAGATACTTGCAATATCATTTTTGTAACATGTACGTAGAGTCTGTCCACACTAAATCTGCTTACCACATGTTTCTTACAATGAATGTCCAGTGTCAATGGAGAATGTGCGATTCTTTCTGGTTACACACTAAAAGTTTAGGGTGGAAATTGTGTGCCTACTGAATAGCATGTTCCTAAATTGGTCTAATACATTATTGGGTTTAATACATTTTCCCTGGCACTTAATATTAGTAAACATTTGTTCATCACATCTTCCCTGCCTGTGGTGAACTATCTCACAAGCCTGCCCACCCTGTGCTGTCTGCCACCATCATGCAGCAATGCTATTCAATCACTGATGGCATATCCTCTGCGTTAGGCCTAGAGGTCTAGTGGCAAAACGTGCATGGAAACAAATGAATCACAATATCAAATTCTAGTCAGACCACATGgcattttcagtctgccttttacTTAGACTTCACCTCTCAATTACATGAAGATTTACCACAATGACACAAGGTTCGGATTCCAAATTAAACTTTAGGCTCCTCATTGAGGTAGGATAACTAACGTAGCTTAGAAACTCTCCAGTCAGAACGTGGGAGCAAactgaaaaacttgcaccaggtaTTTCTGCCATACagattaacaacaacaacatagaagcaGGTAAGGAATGACAGAAAACgtaaaacaaatgaaaactatATTTCTGAACTTAAGAATTCAGTTTATGAGATAAGTAAGGACAATCATCCACTCAAACTAGCATTAACTGAGTTATATGTGTTAAATGTTTgttgtaaaatttgtcatatctacAAACAAGTTGTTGtgtacatcagaaaataaaaatacttaCCGTACTGAGTTATGCTGGTGAAAGCCGGGCGAAAGGATCGACGAGACTTATGATAGCTGCCACTGAAGAAATCACACCAAGTACACCAACTGTACCAGGATTTAATCTGATATAGCCCAGAGCAGACATTGGAATAAAGAAGTCACAACCATTTTTCACTGTGTCAATAACAACATCCTTGTGTTCTTGCACAAACTTAATTACAGAGAGTTTATCTGTTGAAGGCTTTCTGTAGTAATCAGGGCTGCCCATGCGTTTAAGTCCTATACAGTTATGAGTCTCATATTTCACAATCTGCAGTATCTCATAAACATCCCGCACTAAATTCATGACAATAGAGTACAGCCAATACTTATTTGCAACTTGATTCCATTTGGCACTGTTGATATTTAACACGCCTGTTCTGCCAAACCAAAGAATATGGTCAGCCAACAAGTACAAGGCATTAGCAATTCTGGACAGTGTACAAGTTATCCTCAGGGTCAAATCAGGATATTGCACAGATGACAAAGCCCCGTAAAGCACATCCAAACACCTGCCCAAACGCAACACTgcaaagtaaaaaataaacaaaatcaagAACAATGGGTATAAATGTAAAGCCTCGGTGACTGTTCATGTTTATTacaaaatggaaaataatttagtttccaaAAGTCTAGATTCTCAGGGTGGGAGGGGGGCAAACGGGaaagaggaaaacaaaaaataGTAATTTTAGGCTTTCATCCAGTCCGTGTACAGTTACATGCCAGAatttaatattaaatttaaaatttatgttataaAATGACATGCAATTAATATCACATATTGTAAATATTAACCATAAGGCATTGCAAATGAATCCTACATTCATCACACGATCATATAAAACCCCTAGCAAAATAAGGTACTGTCAGACCAATAACATTGTATCACATATGGCTGTAATGTAACTGAACAACCTATGCTTAATAGTTTAGTGGCTAATATTCAATTGTATACAAAGTCACTTTGAGCTAATCTGAGCCcacataaacacaaaaaagaagtccataaataaCCTGCATCTCTAAGCTCAAAGAGTAGCCTTACAGGGCATTAGGCACTGTCTGAATGTATTGAAACTAATATAGAACATTCTGCTACTATTGTCAGCAATAATGTTCATAGTGAGATACTTCTTTAGCTTTATGGGACTGACATAGTAGCATGTAGTTAGAGGTACATTTCTTACATGTTGCAAGGATATTTATTCCTCAATTCCCTGGACTACAAAATTATATTCCCATTACCGTGGTAAAACAAAGTACAAGACATGTTCTGGTCATATTATCTGATAGGTGTATTTGCAAATCACATGATGGGCATTTATGGGAACAATAAAGATCTGATTAAATTGTCATCAGAGGATGAACTATGCAGGAAGATAAGGTGTCAGTGGACCATGCCAGAATTGTGGCTGTCCGAAACAAATGAGGTATTGTTAATAGCCCCAAAAGTGACTGGAGCATCAGAGCAGACTATTGGCCATATCACTCAACATTACTTCAAGAGAAGATACCATGGGAAATGGAGTGGAATCCTAGAAACTACATCTTGTAGTGATCCTTTTCATATTCATATATCAACCATTGATCAAGTACATGATACAGCTTTCATCAAATACATACATGACAAGGAAAGACACAAACAAGAAACAAGTGACAAGTGACAAGTGACAAGTGTACATTATACAATAATGATAAAATTCTCTCTAGCTTCCTGCTGCATCAAATGGTTTAAAATCCACAAGCTCTCAGCCGAATACTCCTTGGTCATTGTTAAGTAGCGACTGTCTTTTGGCTACTGCTTCCATTCTTATACAACCACACTGCGTTCTGTGACATCAGTGATGCTCACTCCAGTGCCATAAGATAATGTTTTTGTTGCACATCTGCTGTGCCCGCTTCAATCTTCCGATGGCCGGGTCCTAAACCGTGCTTAGATTCACACTGCCATTTTTAATAAGAatgtggtcacaatttttttctctaTCTTTTCTTTATTACACTAGCCCAGAAATTATTAGCCCATGCAATAATGGATGTCTTGTCAAATGTAATATGATATCCATTTCCTGTGGTATGTTCTGCTCTCACTGATTTCAGGGTACCCAAGGCGAAAGCATCTCACATGTTCTACACAGCTACACAGCACTGTTCAATACCACACGCAATCtgtccgcgcgcgcgcgcgcacacacacacacacacacacacacacacacacacacacacacacacacacacacacacacacacacacacaatttttatgcTGGCTAATTTTtcctgttactgagccacagaaTTGCAAAAGTGCTACCTTCTTAGAGTCCTCCTCAGGGTTCTCCTGCTTAAGTGTTTTTGGAATGATGGCTTGCAAATCTGGTGGTTGTTGAAGTTGTTTTCCTTAAATACTTTCcataagtggctcagttcctttgCCAGGTTTTCAGTGTCTGACATGGTTTCCACTCGATGCACCAAGAACCTCAGAAAAGAATGTTTCTGTGACAGATGGTAACAGCTGTTAGCATACAGGTATTGCCCCTGCGTGGGTGTGTTTCtgataaacattgtggctgagGCACCCATTTGCATTACAGCAGATGATGACATCAAGGAATGTTAAGGCACAAATTGTCTACCTCCTCCTTGAATTTGGTGCTGTCATGGATGTTGTTGACATGGTCCAAGAATTCTCCCAGCTTTTCATGTTCATGAATGCAGCCAACAAACATGTCATTGATGTAATGATAAAAAGCAACTACACTTCACAAGAGCTGTGTCCAGGTCGATGTCCTCAAAGTATTCCATACACAATTGGGTATAACTGGAGCTACGCCATTTGTCTGGTGAAAATAGTCTCCAAACAACAACGTCAGAATgtacttaaataaatccacaacagTGCCGTCAAATAACAAAGCAGGTATATAGAATCTACTATGGGAATGTGCTTGAATAAtgacaccacatcaaagctgatCATAGTATCTCCTTATCCAAGACAGGCATTTTATTTGACCGATGAAGTTAGTCATGTTCTTTGTGTGGCCCACACAGTGACCAACGTGTGAAGTAGTGAGGCTGGCCAGATGTTTCATGAGTCGGTAATTCAATTGTGCTCATGATGGGATGTACAGATGTGTTGTTCTTGTGAACATTTGGAAGGCGATATTACGTAGGTGGCCATGTTGCCCAAGGGAGGAGATTTTTAATGGCACTCTTCCAGTGAAGACTTCTTGAGAGTCGAGGTTTTCCTTACTGGAAACTCACCCACACAGACCAATATCTGCATGCTAACAACTATCATCATTCATTGCAAAAACATTATGTTCTGAGGATCTTGATGCATCAAGCAAAAGGTATCTTTGATGCTGAAAACCTGGCAAAGGAAGTGAGCCACTTAGagaaagtattcaaggaaaacaGCTACAACAACCACCAGATTTCACAACTCGTCTTTCTAAAAACATGTAAGCAGAAGGACCCCAAAGAGGACTCAAAGAGGGCTGCATTTTTGTCATTATGtggctcagtaacaggaaagattAGCTGGATCCTAACAAGCATAAAATCGTCTCCAGAGTtccagcaaaaattcgacaactCATGAAGCCTGTGAGAGAGAATGTAGGCCTCAAAAATCCAGAGTAAAGAGAATACCATGCAAGTGTGGACAGTTTTGTCTGCTAGAGTGTGCCTACTATTGAACAGCACTGTGTAGAACATGAGAGATGTTTTCACCTTCACCCTCAGCAATCAGCAATAACAAAGCATGCTTTAGAAAACTGACATATTGAATTCGACAATACATCTCTTACAACACAGACTAAGTTTCTGGCATAGCACAATTAAAAAAAGCAATtaagataaaaatttgtgacaacgcCCTCAATAAGGATTGTGGCCTGCAGGTAAGCACAGCTTGGGGCCCTGCCATCCAAAGGTTGAAGTGAGCGCTGTAGGTGCGCAGTGGAAACTAACTTTTATGTTACTGAAGCAAGCACCGATGACATCACATGCCATGCCATAAGGATGGCAGCAACATATA contains these protein-coding regions:
- the LOC124797885 gene encoding peroxisomal membrane protein 11B, which codes for MEVIVKLNSQTAGRDKLVRLLQYTSKFAWHYMQEKQHSKQSVDRLKDLEYTFSSFRKLLRLGRCLDVLYGALSSVQYPDLTLRITCTLSRIANALYLLADHILWFGRTGVLNINSAKWNQVANKYWLYSIVMNLVRDVYEILQIVKYETHNCIGLKRMGSPDYYRKPSTDKLSVIKFVQEHKDVVIDTVKNGCDFFIPMSALGYIRLNPGTVGVLGVISSVAAIISLVDPFARLSPA